The genomic segment GCACAAGCAGTTGATACTAGACTGGTTTTGGGAAGGAAAAGGCAAGCGAAGCCGAGCGCTGTTGTAAAATCACCTTTCTTAACAAAATTTGGATCTTCTGAAGTTGGagtgaaacaaaaaagaaagaggaCGATATTGGATAATATTTGTCCCTTTTCCAATGAACTTGGTGATAATCACACTAAAGAACAACTGTCTGAGTTTGACTCCTGGATTAATCATGATTTGAAGACAAGGAACAAGTATGTACAACCATTATTTGTTTTAAAGTTTGTTATATGTGTAATATGTATGATTAATTTGTTAacctttttattttgtttcttaatGTATTTTTCAGGTTAAAAAAATATGATGATAATTCTGTGGACCCACCAATTAACTTCACTTTTGTTCATATTTCTGAGAAGACTTGGTTTCATAGCCTTTATTTCTCTGGGCAATTCGTTGATTCATCAGTGAGATTCTCCCTTTTTAATTTATGTGGTTTTTCatgttggagtttttttttttttttttacaaggtaATAAGTCTAGTGATCTATTTATGCTATATATTATGATGTTattgggtaactagttaccttactGTTTGCTTTGTTGTAGTTcattgggtaactggttacccaaacATTGTAACTGGTTTATGTGTTGATGATGGTTACCAGTTACCCTTGTGTGACAAAGTTTTATTGACTGTCATAGTAGATTTGTTTCTACCcatatcattttataatcatgtattttttttattatgcagCATATTGATGTGATGATGTATTACTTGAGGAGAAaggttaaattgtctaaagattTGAAGAGAAGAGTATCTACGACTGACACTTGTTTTGGGCAAAACATAGTGTTTATGTATGAAGATTTTAAGAAAAAAGGTAGTGGTGCATTTAAAATAGATGAGAGCTGCgttgctttgaagataatgaagGGGGAATCCATGTTTTGTGCAACTCATTGGAATTTGCTTGATGATGTTGTCATGCCTGTTAATGTGAAGGGTCTTATGCACTGGATTTTGTTGCACTTTAATGTACAGCAGAGATCTCTTATGGTGTATGATTCAATGTCTGGTGCAAAGCATGAAAATCAGACTTTACTTGTCGTTGAGGCATTTGCTGTTTTGATTCCTCTTCTATTGGAGATGATTGATTTCTATGTTCGTAAAGATATTAATCTTGATGTTAGCCCGTATGATGTGGCAGAGAATGAGGCTTTGAAGTTGAGCATTGCTAAAGGCATTCCTCAACAGACTGATTGGTTAGTTTGTTTATTtgatattagttttttttttttttttgtgttctgttttgtttatatgttcttagttgttttttttttttttacttttttctaTTATGCAGTGGTTGTGGGGTGTTTTCTACTTATTTTGCTGAGCAAATAATTCTTGGGAAGGAGAATGAGATGCCTAAAAATATTGATGTTCGTCTTCTTCGCAAAGACATTGCTGTCAGCTTGTACTATCATGGAAAGAACAAAGAACTTGAGGGATACTTAACTAGCGATGAGTTCATTGAGAAGCTTCTGGAGAGGAGACAGAAAAGAATGAAAATTGCTGCATAGGCTTTTGGTGATATTATATTTCTTTTGGTTTTTTATCTTTGCTACAACTGTAATTAAATGATGAATCAATTTCTAGTTTAACAGTTAGcttttttaattttcttcttaTGTAAAACATTTGGATTCTTAAAGTCATTTTGTATATACATATTAGTATATCCTTTTGTTAATTCTTTTGTTGTAAGCGTTTGGAAGAATGATTTAGAGGGTAACCAGGTACCCAGGTTGTTTATTTGCTAACATaccgagggtaactggttacttaattatttttttttaaaaaaaatttcccCATTGGTTTGTTGTttgttaattacatttattaatatattttttagataACACTTTAAAGCAGGTACCTAGTTTTctgtttgtttttgtatttttttcctcTGTTTTATGGAATAATTTGAGGAAAACTAATTCCTAGTTGGGTTGTTTAACTAATTTTATTGGTGATATTTGAGGGTAACTAGGTACTCAGACTGTTTGTTTCCTAATATaccgagggtaactggttacttaagtgttatttatttatttttccccTAAGCTTGTCTTTTTTATAGTTATGCAACCAGTTTAttaagttaatattaaagtaactttaatattatatatagacgAGTTTGTGATAGAAGAAAGTAAAggttttaattctttttttttttttttttggcttttagATTGTTATAGTGGGGTAATTTATCTTGTATTGAAACttcagggtaaccagttacctatatcgttgtttttgttgttaatttttggTAACTGGATACGATCTTTTTTTTTTCGTCATGGTTTATTTATAGTGATGGTAGCATTGAAAAATAGAAGCAAACAAATCCAAGAAATTATTTTGAAAGGATTTTATAAGTTTGCATAACCAATCAATGTGTTTCATTTTGAAACAATCTTATTAAAATACTGAATGATACTTGATGAATATGAAAGTCTCTCTTTCAATGAGTAAAGCTATGAAAGGTTTTTTTTGCTGTAGAATATGAATCTATGTCTTTGGCTTTTTCTGTTTATTTGGCTTCTGAAATGGAGGATTCCTGCAAGTCTTCCTGTTATGTCCTGGTTGTGCACATTTCCCACATGTGATTATTACCTTATTTTTCCCTCTTGATCTTATTCGTTTCTTTCTGGGTCTTCCTGCAGGGATTGTTGCATTTGGAGGCAGCACTATTATGTCCAAGTGTTGTGGGAGATTCCATTCATCTTTATGGGGCAAAGGATgaacattttcttgatacaatgcTTTCAACGTTTCTATTCTGTAGAATTTTGCACAATAATCATACACACTCAAGTTTCTTTTTGCAATGACAGCTACTGCATGGCCAGAAGGTATTTCATCTTCTTGGAACCTATTGCAAGTGCATGTTCTATTATGTATATTTACTGTGAAATTTATCCCCTTTTGATCACGAACTTGGTATTCTATTGTGTTGAAAGGCAAGACCTAAAAATAGTTTGTCATGAAATAGAATCAGATAATAAACATTTTAACTAGACTTAAGATTTAAAGTAACTAGTTATGCTTCTGTGTAAACAAAATTTCCTGTTCTTatggaaggtaactggttaccatctATTGACAGAATAAGGATTTGTAAGAATATGTTTAGTTGCATACCTCATACTTCATTTTTGAAACAATGTCATGTCTCAATTCATTTTCTGTTGCTGTAGAGACTTTTGTGAATGTTCCATTTGCATTATTTGAGTTGTTCCAAACCCACTTTTGAACCAAACTTCTAAGGCATTCAACCAAGATATCAATGGGGAGATTTCTTGCAGCTTTTAGTGCAGCGTTGAGTGATTCTGCGATGTTGGATATCATCATGGTGTATCTTTTTGTTGGCGAGTATGATCTTGCCCAAGTTTCATACTTGGCTTTTTCTAAATAGGGCCTAATGCATCTATCAATTCTATCAAGGcctttcatgtagttttcacattCTGTCTGTGTGTATGCTTTTGCTGCTGCAATGAATTTCATTTGTAGTTCTTCTCCATGGCTCCCATACTTGCCTTTCAAATTATTGAGTAAGTGAAACATGCAAGCTCCATGGAAAGCATTTGGGTACACCATATGTACTGCATTGTCTATGCTCTTATGTCTGTCAGAAACTATAGCCAATCCTGTGGAgtacaaatattttaaaataaaaaaacaaaaattaagtatttttcaatttttttttgtttttttggtgaaggtaaccagttactttggTCAGATTCTAAAAGAAATAGCAtgtatttgtgtattttgttttggtAAAATGTTcctatttgtttgtaaacaagaATATATCGTTGAAGCTATCACACCTTCGGGTTCTCCATAGGTTTCTCGCAGTTTGGAGAAGAACCAAAGCCATGAGTTATCATTTTCAGAGTCTGCTATTCCAAAAGCCAACACGAAAATGTTGTTGTTTGAATCTAACGTTGATGCTGAAAATAGGGTACCACCATGTGCATTTTTCAAaaaagttccatcaacaacaattataggcctcaagtatctccaacccttgattgagttagagaaagCTATGTATAGGTATTTGAATCTATCTTCCTTGTCTGTGAGTAGGTGTGTTATTGTTCCTGGATTTGCTTGCTTCAACATGTAAAGATATATTGGCAACTTTTGATATGAATCATCGGGGTTCCCTCTTACTAGACGCAAATCTTTCTCTTTTGATCTCCATGCTTTTGTGTATCCCATAGTTACTCCAAAGTCATCATTCATATCATTCATGATGTCATTTGGAGTGTAATTTCTTTTGATTGacttgtacttattctttattaatTCCCCAACTACGATGCTTTTTGCTTGCCTATGGTCTTCCAAAACAATTTCAACAGAGCAAGTGTGATTTGGATTGCATTTCCGTACCTTGAATAAATCTTGATTTCTGTACTTAGATGCTCTCACCAACCAATTGCATGTTTCATCTGCGCAAGTAACTAGGTACTCTCTAGGTTctgatctttttgttttgaactggAAGTTATGCAGCATTGCATAGTAGCTAAGGGCTTATTTGACTGTGTTCTTATCCTTGTAAATTTGTCCTTGCTCTATTGTGTTCACTCTGTAATCAGATATTACTAGTTGGATTTCAtccaacttcttttttctttttgtattgtCCTCAATTATGAAATCAGCTACTTCTTCAGCAAAATGAGGTATGTAtgacacattta from the Humulus lupulus chromosome X, drHumLupu1.1, whole genome shotgun sequence genome contains:
- the LOC133805637 gene encoding uncharacterized protein LOC133805637, producing MLHNFQFKTKRSEPREYLVTCADETCNWLVRASKYRNQDLFKVRKCNPNHTCSVEIVLEDHRQAKSIVVGELIKNKYKSIKRNYTPNDIMNDMNDDFGVTMGYTKAWRSKEKDLRLVRGNPDDSYQKLPIYLYMLKQANPGTITHLLTDKEDRFKYLYIAFSNSIKASTLDSNNNIFVLAFGIADSENDNSWLWFFSKLRETYGEPEGLAIVSDRHKSIDNAVHMVYPNAFHGACMFHLLNNLKGKYGSHGEELQMKFIAAAKAYTQTECENYMKGLDRIDRCIRPYLEKAKYETWARSYSPTKRYTMMISNIAESLNAALKAARNLPIDILVECLRSLVQKWVWNNSNNANGTFTKVSTATENELRHDIVSKMKYEVLPFNTIEYQVRDQKGINFTVNIHNRTCTCNRFQEDEIPSGHAVAVIAKRNLSVYDYCAKFYRIETLKALYQENVHPLPHKDEWNLPQHLDIIVLPPNATIPAGRPRKKRIRSRGKNKVIITCGKCAQPGHNRKTCRNPPFQKPNKQKKPKT